In one window of Deinococcus terrestris DNA:
- a CDS encoding MerR family transcriptional regulator, translating to MTPLTFYTTAELAREAGVTRRTVMHYADLGLLTPDQVTVSGRALYGPYALRLLRDVLDLRALGVPLDEARDMVTLRRATHTLDGTYRRDWTRADIPLSDEQLRVIHARLRLLQEAYARQAEGLARFDRWLTKRFTGGEVEPLDPEALEGEEQAQPGGL from the coding sequence TTGACCCCGCTGACCTTCTACACGACCGCCGAACTCGCGCGGGAGGCGGGCGTGACCCGGCGCACGGTCATGCATTACGCCGACCTCGGCCTGCTGACCCCCGATCAGGTGACGGTGTCGGGGCGAGCGCTCTACGGCCCCTACGCGCTGCGGCTGCTGCGCGACGTGCTGGATCTGCGGGCGCTGGGCGTGCCCCTCGACGAGGCCCGCGACATGGTGACCCTGCGCCGGGCCACGCATACCCTCGACGGCACCTATCGCCGCGACTGGACCCGCGCCGACATCCCCCTCTCGGACGAGCAGCTGCGCGTCATTCACGCCCGGCTGCGGCTGTTGCAGGAAGCCTACGCCCGCCAGGCCGAGGGCCTGGCCCGCTTCGACCGCTGGCTCACCAAGCGGTTTACCGGGGGCGAGGTGGAACCGCTGGACCCGGAGGCGCTGGAGGGGGAGGAGCAGGCTCAGCCAGGTGGCCTATAG
- a CDS encoding MATE family efflux transporter: MTSGPASSSPTPRTSELGPLVRLAGPVIVSQFAANALTLISTAVIGRLGTPELAAAAYANATYYLLFLILSGIMLAVGPRAAQAHGAGNPAGVALALRGGLRLALGLTAIALPLMWGIAAILPGLAPEGVRGDLAASYLRLYALGMLPVLAFVALRGALEGTGQPRVVTVTALGGVTVVAFLSPALAFGWGPLPALGLPGAAAASAVTAWAMALTLLPVALRRFPAVPGSRVGPEVGALLRLGWPIGLTLGAEGGMFSVTSLLMARFGAEALAAHNVALQVITAVFMVPLGLSTATGIRVAQAAGGGEAGRVRRAGLTGIGLAAAVMLAFAALELLAPRLVLGVFVDAGDPANAALLATGASLLTIAALFQTVDGVQVTANAALRGLQDTRVPLLISLASYWGVGLGVGSLLAFGLGLGPRGLWFGLTAGLSMAAVALLWRFLKRSQGRSLGN; this comes from the coding sequence GTGACGTCCGGCCCGGCCTCTTCCTCCCCCACCCCGCGCACCAGCGAACTCGGCCCCCTGGTACGGCTCGCGGGGCCGGTGATCGTGTCGCAGTTTGCGGCCAATGCGCTCACGCTGATTTCCACGGCGGTGATCGGTCGGCTGGGCACCCCGGAGCTGGCGGCGGCGGCCTACGCGAACGCCACCTACTACCTGCTGTTCCTGATCCTGAGCGGGATCATGCTGGCGGTGGGGCCACGGGCGGCGCAGGCGCATGGGGCGGGGAATCCGGCGGGCGTCGCCCTCGCCCTGCGCGGGGGCCTGCGGCTGGCCCTGGGCCTGACGGCGATTGCCTTGCCGCTGATGTGGGGCATCGCGGCGATCTTGCCCGGCCTCGCGCCCGAAGGCGTGCGCGGTGACCTCGCGGCGAGCTACTTGCGGCTCTACGCGCTGGGGATGCTGCCGGTGCTCGCCTTCGTGGCCCTGCGGGGGGCGCTGGAGGGCACCGGGCAGCCCCGCGTGGTCACGGTGACGGCGCTGGGCGGGGTGACGGTCGTCGCCTTCCTGAGTCCGGCCCTCGCCTTTGGGTGGGGGCCGCTGCCTGCGCTGGGGCTGCCAGGAGCCGCCGCCGCGAGCGCCGTGACCGCGTGGGCGATGGCGCTGACGCTGCTGCCAGTCGCGCTGCGCCGCTTTCCCGCCGTGCCAGGAAGCCGGGTGGGGCCAGAGGTGGGGGCACTGCTGCGCCTGGGCTGGCCCATCGGCCTGACGCTGGGGGCCGAGGGGGGCATGTTCAGCGTGACCTCGCTGCTGATGGCGAGGTTCGGGGCCGAGGCGCTCGCGGCGCACAACGTGGCGCTTCAGGTCATCACGGCGGTGTTCATGGTGCCGCTGGGGCTCTCGACCGCCACCGGCATCCGGGTGGCCCAGGCGGCGGGCGGTGGTGAAGCGGGCCGGGTGCGCCGCGCCGGGCTGACTGGGATCGGGCTGGCGGCGGCCGTCATGCTGGCCTTCGCCGCACTGGAACTGCTGGCGCCCCGGCTGGTGCTGGGGGTGTTCGTGGACGCCGGGGACCCGGCGAACGCGGCGCTGCTGGCGACCGGCGCGAGTCTGCTCACCATCGCCGCCCTCTTCCAGACGGTCGACGGGGTGCAGGTCACCGCGAACGCGGCGCTGCGCGGCCTGCAAGACACCCGCGTACCGCTGCTGATCTCGCTCGCGTCGTACTGGGGGGTAGGGCTGGGGGTGGGGTCGCTGCTCGCCTTCGGGCTGGGGTTGGGACCGCGCGGGCTGTGGTTCGGGCTGACGGCGGGGCTGAGTATGGCGGCCGTAGCGCTGCTGTGGAGGTTCTTGAAACGTAGCCAAGGCCGTTCTCTGGGGAACTGA
- a CDS encoding AMP-binding protein yields the protein MFQPDREGMPLPDLRALQLARLQATAARMHERVPAHRARFEAVGVTPDDLRTLGDLARFPLTRKSDLRDHYPLGLSAVPRHELRRLHASSGTTGKPTVVAYDENDLAVFAEVVARSLYAAGARPGMTFHNAYGYGLFTGGLGLHGGAERLGLCTVPVSGGGTERQVSLILDLEPEVIACTPSYALVLADEFTRRGVRPGDTSLRYAVLGAEPWTEKTRREVEARLGVTATNIYGLSEIIGPGVSNEDAAEQRGSYLWEDHFYPEIVDPETGEVLPDGEWGVLVLSSISRTALPMLRYWTGDITRLLPEATEPNATGRTVRRMDGIRGRADDLIILRGVNVYPTQLEAVLVGMGQVSPHYHVVLTRTGTRDDLLLRVEAGEETVALRTEIERLVKVQVGVTVRCELCVPGSLPRSEGGKLRRVTDLRGKG from the coding sequence ATGTTCCAGCCCGACCGTGAGGGCATGCCCCTCCCCGACCTCCGCGCCCTGCAACTTGCCCGCCTTCAGGCGACCGCCGCCCGGATGCACGAGCGCGTGCCCGCCCACCGCGCCCGCTTTGAGGCGGTGGGGGTCACCCCGGACGACCTGCGGACCCTGGGCGACCTCGCCCGCTTTCCGCTGACCCGCAAGAGCGACCTGCGCGACCACTACCCCCTGGGTCTCAGCGCCGTGCCGCGCCACGAATTGCGCCGCCTGCACGCCAGCAGCGGCACCACCGGCAAGCCCACCGTGGTCGCCTACGACGAGAACGACCTCGCCGTGTTCGCGGAAGTTGTGGCCCGCTCGCTCTACGCGGCGGGGGCGCGGCCGGGCATGACCTTTCACAATGCCTACGGCTACGGGCTGTTTACCGGAGGGCTGGGGCTGCACGGCGGCGCCGAGCGGCTGGGCCTGTGCACTGTCCCCGTCTCCGGCGGCGGCACTGAGCGGCAGGTCAGCCTGATTCTCGACCTCGAACCCGAGGTGATCGCCTGCACGCCGAGCTACGCCCTGGTCCTCGCGGACGAGTTCACCCGCCGGGGCGTGCGGCCAGGGGACACTTCCCTCCGCTACGCGGTGTTGGGCGCCGAGCCCTGGACAGAGAAGACCCGCCGCGAGGTCGAGGCCCGGCTGGGTGTTACGGCGACCAACATCTACGGCCTGTCCGAGATCATCGGCCCCGGCGTCTCCAACGAGGACGCGGCCGAGCAGCGCGGCAGCTACCTCTGGGAGGACCACTTTTACCCCGAGATCGTGGACCCCGAGACAGGCGAGGTGCTGCCCGACGGCGAGTGGGGCGTGCTCGTGCTTTCATCCATCAGCCGCACCGCCCTGCCCATGCTGCGCTACTGGACGGGCGACATCACGCGCCTGCTGCCGGAGGCCACCGAGCCCAACGCCACCGGACGCACGGTGCGCCGCATGGACGGCATCCGGGGCCGCGCCGACGACCTGATTATCCTGCGGGGGGTCAACGTCTACCCCACCCAGCTTGAGGCCGTGCTGGTCGGCATGGGGCAGGTCAGCCCCCATTACCACGTGGTCCTGACCCGCACGGGCACCCGCGATGACCTGCTGCTGCGCGTCGAGGCGGGGGAGGAAACCGTCGCGCTGCGGACCGAAATCGAGCGGCTGGTCAAGGTTCAGGTGGGCGTGACCGTACGTTGCGAGCTGTGCGTGCCCGGCTCTCTGCCCCGCAGCGAGGGGGGTAAGCTGCGGCGGGTGACGGACCTGCGCGGGAAAGGGTAG
- a CDS encoding FAD-binding oxidoreductase gives MEDDQVTGWQGALRTGLGERVSLVPGDRSAHARDEGTPLTWVPGAVVYARSEGDVLETLAVARDWRVPVTPWGAGTSLEGAALPVPGAISLDLSGMDAVGEPDPVGFTVTVGPGVRRLALNRRLRPHGLFFPVDPGADASLGGMAATNASGTTTVRYGGMRENVAALRVALADGRVLTLGSAARKSSSGYALKQLFIGSEGTLGVITSLTLRLHPLPPATASVQLAFGDVEGAVTASVTLRGLGLTPERLEFVDAATVAAVNCHRARHDPEAPTLWAEVAGRDRADLDAQLALLREAASLHGGTPVGEARTPEAQSELWAARHGVYDALRAAWPGHATRIGDVCVPLSALAGTVAVAQELLEEHGLTAPLVGHIGDGNLHLLMHAHPDDVDTWTRIDHVLHALAAHAVAVGGTCTGEHGVGLRKRTYLRSEHGDALDVMREVKAMLDPLNFLNPGKVVGDPALLPAFPVSDHDAVGDTAADWRPDVPARP, from the coding sequence GTGGAAGATGATCAAGTAACCGGCTGGCAGGGCGCCCTGCGAACCGGGCTGGGCGAGCGCGTCAGCCTCGTTCCCGGTGACCGGAGCGCCCACGCCCGCGACGAGGGCACGCCGCTGACCTGGGTGCCCGGCGCGGTGGTCTATGCCCGCTCGGAAGGGGACGTGCTGGAGACGCTGGCGGTCGCCCGCGACTGGCGCGTCCCTGTCACCCCCTGGGGCGCGGGCACCAGCCTGGAAGGGGCGGCGCTGCCCGTGCCGGGCGCGATCTCACTGGACCTCAGTGGGATGGACGCGGTCGGGGAGCCTGACCCCGTGGGCTTCACCGTCACGGTGGGACCGGGGGTGCGGCGCCTCGCTCTGAACCGCCGCTTGCGCCCGCACGGCCTCTTCTTCCCGGTGGACCCCGGCGCGGACGCCTCGCTGGGGGGGATGGCCGCCACCAACGCGAGCGGCACGACCACCGTGCGCTACGGCGGCATGCGCGAGAACGTCGCGGCCCTCCGGGTGGCGCTGGCGGACGGCCGGGTGCTGACGCTGGGCAGCGCCGCCCGCAAGAGCAGCAGCGGCTACGCCTTGAAACAGCTGTTCATCGGCTCGGAGGGAACGCTGGGGGTCATCACCTCGCTGACCCTGAGGCTTCACCCTCTGCCGCCCGCGACCGCCAGCGTGCAACTCGCCTTCGGGGACGTGGAGGGGGCAGTCACCGCCAGCGTGACCCTGCGCGGCCTGGGCCTGACCCCGGAGCGGCTGGAATTCGTGGACGCCGCGACGGTGGCCGCCGTGAACTGCCACCGCGCCCGCCACGACCCGGAAGCCCCGACCCTCTGGGCAGAGGTTGCGGGCCGGGACCGGGCCGACTTGGACGCGCAACTCGCCCTGCTGCGGGAGGCGGCCTCCCTGCATGGCGGCACCCCCGTCGGCGAGGCCCGCACCCCGGAGGCGCAGTCCGAGCTGTGGGCGGCCCGTCATGGCGTGTACGACGCGCTGCGGGCGGCCTGGCCCGGTCACGCGACCCGCATCGGGGACGTGTGCGTGCCCCTCTCAGCGTTGGCGGGGACAGTAGCGGTTGCTCAGGAATTGCTGGAAGAGCATGGCCTGACCGCGCCCCTGGTCGGCCATATCGGGGACGGTAACCTTCACCTGCTGATGCATGCCCATCCCGACGACGTGGACACCTGGACTCGGATTGACCACGTCCTGCACGCCCTCGCCGCGCACGCGGTCGCGGTGGGCGGCACCTGCACGGGCGAGCATGGGGTGGGGCTGCGCAAACGGACGTACCTGCGTTCGGAACACGGGGACGCGCTGGACGTGATGCGGGAGGTGAAGGCTATGCTGGACCCGCTGAACTTCCTTAACCCTGGCAAGGTGGTGGGCGACCCGGCCCTCCTGCCTGCCTTCCCTGTTTCCGATCACGACGCTGTGGGTGACACTGCTGCCGACTGGAGGCCCGATGTTCCAGCCCGACCGTGA
- a CDS encoding ABC transporter substrate-binding protein: MKRLHPARLFVTAALLASSFAAAQLRVGVVVSSTGPAASLGIPEKNTVALLPQTIGGQKVTYTVLDDASDTTAAVTATRKLIQDNKVDVIIGTTTTPASLAMIDVVTEAKVPMISLAASEAIIKPVDARRRWVFKTPQTDAIMANAIVAHMAQNRIKTVGYIGFNDAYGEGWLSELQRAAAARNIRVVAVEKYNRADTSVTGQILKIVAARPDAVLVGASGVPAVLPQKTLNDRGYAGKIYQTHGVANADFLRVGGKDVEGAILPAGPVLVADQLPATNPTQRVGLAYTQAYERRFGQNSVSTFGAHMWDAGLILQKAIPAALKKAKPGTPQFRSALRDAIEGTRNVIGAHGIFNMSATDHLGLDARSRVMVQVVNGTWKMIK, translated from the coding sequence ATGAAGCGCCTGCACCCTGCCCGCCTGTTCGTGACCGCCGCCCTGCTCGCCTCGTCCTTTGCCGCCGCGCAGCTCCGGGTGGGGGTGGTCGTGTCCTCGACCGGCCCGGCGGCCAGCCTGGGGATTCCGGAGAAGAATACGGTCGCCCTGCTGCCCCAGACCATCGGCGGGCAGAAGGTGACCTACACGGTCCTCGACGACGCGTCCGACACGACTGCCGCTGTGACCGCGACCCGCAAGCTGATTCAGGACAACAAGGTGGACGTGATTATCGGCACGACGACCACGCCCGCCAGCCTCGCCATGATCGACGTGGTGACTGAGGCGAAGGTGCCCATGATCAGCCTCGCCGCGTCCGAGGCGATCATCAAGCCCGTGGACGCCCGGCGGCGCTGGGTGTTCAAGACCCCGCAGACGGACGCGATCATGGCCAACGCGATCGTCGCGCACATGGCGCAAAACCGCATCAAGACAGTCGGCTACATCGGCTTCAACGACGCTTACGGCGAGGGCTGGCTCTCCGAGCTTCAGCGGGCGGCGGCGGCCCGCAACATCCGGGTGGTCGCCGTCGAGAAGTACAACCGCGCCGATACTAGCGTCACCGGCCAGATTCTCAAGATCGTGGCCGCCCGGCCCGACGCCGTGCTCGTCGGCGCCTCCGGGGTGCCCGCCGTGCTGCCGCAAAAGACCCTGAACGACCGGGGCTACGCGGGCAAGATCTACCAGACCCACGGGGTCGCCAACGCCGACTTCCTGCGGGTGGGCGGCAAGGACGTGGAGGGCGCGATCCTCCCCGCCGGACCCGTGCTGGTGGCCGACCAGCTCCCCGCAACCAACCCCACCCAGCGCGTGGGCCTCGCCTACACCCAGGCCTACGAGCGGCGCTTCGGCCAGAACTCGGTGAGCACCTTCGGGGCGCACATGTGGGACGCGGGCCTGATTCTGCAAAAGGCGATTCCGGCCGCCCTGAAAAAAGCCAAGCCCGGCACTCCGCAGTTCCGCTCGGCGCTGCGTGACGCCATCGAGGGCACCCGCAACGTGATCGGGGCGCACGGCATTTTCAACATGAGCGCGACCGACCACCTCGGCCTTGACGCCCGCAGCCGCGTGATGGTGCAGGTCGTGAACGGCACGTGGAAGATGATCAAGTAA
- a CDS encoding PucR family transcriptional regulator: MRDTSPDLLALPGVAALLTSLREAVAGPQPERELVARLARLTGGRAEIRASWGDVVASAGEAAGPEVTRRLSYGDASGERHVGSLTLAVPPEWAALVPVAAEYALLARLQAAAAGAARRRVGERTLDALLSGTLPEASLPDPEPVAVAVAAFARPPAPGSAARAAHAHALDVLAAVGEGYFLERGLPAHSTVRGDRAVWLWPTADLGREARDLHTALLASTAQDVRLGVSAPHPGPRHARTAEGEARHALAATRQARGYTTYHAMDPLYALLADGSFAPLRGQVRARLAALEDGGRTEATLRAYLGHSGPLPDLAARLHVHVNTLRYRLRRAEEALGGSLRDPALLARLYLAFEAEGEEAPSAGN; this comes from the coding sequence ATGCGGGACACCTCGCCCGATCTCCTCGCGTTGCCCGGCGTGGCTGCGCTGCTGACCTCATTGCGGGAAGCCGTCGCCGGGCCGCAGCCCGAGCGCGAACTCGTCGCTCGGCTGGCGCGGCTGACCGGGGGCCGGGCAGAGATCCGAGCGAGCTGGGGCGATGTGGTGGCCTCGGCAGGAGAAGCCGCCGGGCCGGAGGTCACCCGTCGCCTGAGCTACGGCGACGCGAGCGGCGAGCGTCACGTGGGCAGCCTCACGCTGGCGGTGCCGCCGGAGTGGGCGGCCCTGGTTCCGGTGGCGGCGGAATATGCCCTGCTGGCACGGCTTCAGGCGGCAGCGGCAGGCGCGGCGCGGCGCCGGGTGGGGGAGAGGACGCTCGACGCCCTGCTCTCGGGCACGCTGCCGGAGGCCAGTCTCCCCGACCCCGAGCCCGTCGCGGTGGCGGTGGCGGCCTTCGCCCGGCCTCCCGCTCCCGGCTCGGCCGCCCGCGCTGCTCATGCCCACGCCCTCGACGTGCTCGCGGCGGTGGGGGAGGGATACTTTCTGGAACGCGGGCTGCCCGCGCACTCCACCGTGCGGGGGGACCGGGCGGTGTGGCTGTGGCCGACCGCCGACCTAGGGCGCGAGGCGCGGGACTTGCATACGGCCCTGCTCGCCAGCACCGCGCAGGACGTGCGGCTGGGCGTCAGTGCCCCTCACCCCGGCCCGCGCCATGCCCGCACCGCCGAGGGCGAAGCGCGGCACGCCCTCGCCGCCACCCGGCAGGCGCGGGGGTACACGACCTATCACGCGATGGACCCCCTGTATGCCCTGCTCGCGGACGGCTCCTTCGCGCCGCTGCGGGGACAGGTGCGGGCACGGCTCGCCGCGCTGGAAGACGGGGGCCGCACCGAGGCTACCCTGCGGGCCTACCTGGGCCACTCGGGGCCACTGCCCGACCTCGCCGCGCGGCTTCACGTGCATGTGAATACGCTGCGTTACCGCCTGCGCCGGGCGGAGGAGGCTCTGGGCGGCTCCCTGCGTGACCCTGCGCTGCTGGCCCGGCTGTACCTCGCCTTTGAAGCCGAGGGGGAGGAGGCTCCCTCGGCGGGGAACTAG
- a CDS encoding fumarylacetoacetate hydrolase family protein, whose product MKYARFIAGGRMLSGHLHDGHLIDAAGVAHDPDSVQFRLPVDPPKVIALALNYNDHAGELGLTQPSEPALFWKPNTTLLPHRGTVIYPRGAEFMHYEVELGVIIGRDARRVKAGDAMDYVGGYTIGNDLVVRDYVTNTFRPPLRGKGWDTFGPLGPYYVTANEIADPHDLALTAHVNGELRQQGSTRDMIFSIPELIEHISRFMTLQKDDVILTGTPKGISHVHPGDVMRLEVEGLGVLVNGIQEEDDLAEPIKGKEAKEGEWDGR is encoded by the coding sequence TTGAAATACGCCCGCTTTATCGCCGGGGGCCGGATGCTCAGCGGCCACCTCCACGACGGTCACCTGATTGACGCGGCAGGCGTCGCCCATGATCCCGACTCCGTCCAGTTCCGCCTGCCCGTGGACCCGCCCAAAGTGATCGCCCTCGCGCTGAACTACAACGACCACGCGGGTGAACTCGGTCTGACGCAACCCAGCGAGCCCGCCCTCTTCTGGAAGCCGAACACCACCCTGCTGCCGCACCGGGGCACGGTGATCTACCCGCGCGGCGCGGAGTTCATGCACTATGAGGTCGAACTCGGCGTCATTATCGGTCGGGACGCCCGCCGGGTGAAGGCGGGGGACGCCATGGACTACGTGGGCGGCTACACCATCGGCAACGACCTCGTGGTGCGCGACTACGTGACGAACACCTTCCGCCCGCCCCTGCGCGGCAAGGGCTGGGACACCTTCGGGCCGCTGGGGCCGTACTACGTGACCGCCAACGAGATCGCCGACCCGCACGACCTCGCGCTCACCGCCCACGTCAACGGCGAGCTGCGCCAGCAGGGTAGCACCCGCGACATGATTTTCTCGATTCCCGAACTGATCGAGCACATCAGCCGATTCATGACCCTCCAGAAGGACGATGTAATCCTGACGGGCACCCCGAAAGGCATCTCGCATGTCCACCCCGGCGACGTGATGCGGCTGGAGGTCGAGGGGCTGGGCGTGCTGGTAAACGGCATTCAGGAGGAGGACGACCTCGCCGAGCCGATCAAGGGCAAGGAAGCGAAGGAAGGGGAGTGGGACGGGCGGTGA
- the hpaE gene encoding 5-carboxymethyl-2-hydroxymuconate semialdehyde dehydrogenase, whose protein sequence is MTQTASTPNHDLARELRESRLTGGLKHFIGGEWVDSQSGETFQTHTPTDNSALATVASGDAADIDRAARAAHDAFQTWREVSGAERRKLLHRVADLIEKRSQEIAVLESVDTGQAIRFMKSAAARGAENFRFYADRAPGAGDGESLPAPGFLNYSIRQPIGPVGVITPWNTPFMLSTWKIAPALAAGCTVVHKPAEWSPVTATLLAEIMDEAGLPKGVHNLVHGFGESAGKALTEHPLIKAIAFVGETVTGSHIMRQGADTLKRVHFELGGKNPVVVFDDADLDKALDAVVFMIYSLNGERCTSSSRVLIQEGIYDEFTARIAERARNIRVGDPLDPDTEVGPLVHPRHFEKVLSYFDKAREEGATIAAGGERVGGEGNYVSPTLFTGARNDMRISQEEIFGPVLTAIPFTDEADALALANDVKYGLAGYLWTNDLTRAHRFAHGLEAGMIWVNSENVRHLPTPFGGVKNSGIGRDGGDYSFEFYMETKNIAISLGTHKTAQLGVGQPPVVQKEVAEG, encoded by the coding sequence ATGACCCAGACTGCCAGCACACCAAATCACGACCTCGCCCGCGAGTTGCGTGAAAGCCGACTTACCGGAGGCTTGAAACACTTCATCGGTGGCGAGTGGGTGGACTCGCAGAGTGGCGAGACCTTCCAGACCCACACGCCCACCGACAACTCCGCGCTGGCGACTGTGGCGAGCGGCGACGCCGCCGACATCGACCGGGCCGCCCGCGCCGCGCACGACGCCTTCCAGACGTGGCGCGAGGTGAGCGGAGCCGAGCGCCGCAAACTCCTGCACAGGGTCGCTGACCTGATCGAGAAGCGTTCGCAGGAAATCGCCGTGCTGGAGAGCGTGGACACCGGGCAGGCCATCCGCTTCATGAAGTCGGCGGCGGCACGCGGAGCGGAGAACTTCCGCTTCTACGCCGACCGCGCCCCCGGTGCAGGAGACGGCGAGAGCCTGCCCGCGCCCGGCTTCCTGAACTACTCCATCCGCCAGCCCATCGGCCCGGTCGGGGTCATCACGCCCTGGAACACGCCCTTCATGCTGAGCACCTGGAAGATCGCCCCGGCGCTGGCCGCAGGCTGCACGGTGGTCCACAAGCCCGCCGAGTGGAGCCCGGTCACGGCGACCCTGCTCGCCGAGATCATGGACGAGGCGGGGCTGCCGAAGGGGGTCCACAACCTTGTGCACGGCTTCGGCGAGAGCGCGGGCAAGGCGCTGACCGAGCATCCGCTGATCAAGGCGATTGCCTTCGTGGGCGAGACGGTCACGGGCAGCCACATCATGCGGCAGGGGGCCGACACCCTCAAGCGCGTGCACTTCGAGCTGGGCGGCAAGAATCCGGTCGTGGTCTTCGACGACGCGGACCTCGACAAGGCGCTTGACGCCGTGGTCTTCATGATCTACAGCCTGAACGGGGAACGCTGCACCTCCTCCAGCCGCGTGCTCATCCAGGAGGGCATCTACGACGAGTTCACGGCCCGGATTGCCGAGCGAGCGCGGAACATCCGGGTCGGCGACCCCCTCGACCCCGACACCGAGGTCGGGCCGCTGGTCCACCCCCGCCACTTCGAGAAGGTCCTGTCCTACTTCGACAAGGCCCGCGAGGAAGGGGCCACCATCGCGGCGGGCGGCGAGCGCGTGGGCGGCGAGGGGAATTACGTCTCCCCCACCCTGTTCACCGGGGCACGCAACGACATGCGGATCAGCCAGGAGGAAATCTTCGGCCCGGTCCTGACCGCCATCCCCTTCACCGACGAGGCGGACGCCCTGGCGCTCGCCAACGACGTGAAATACGGGCTGGCCGGGTATCTGTGGACGAACGACCTCACGCGGGCGCACCGATTCGCGCACGGGTTGGAGGCCGGGATGATCTGGGTGAACTCCGAGAACGTGCGGCATCTGCCCACGCCCTTCGGCGGCGTGAAAAACAGCGGCATCGGGCGCGACGGCGGCGACTATTCCTTCGAGTTCTACATGGAGACGAAGAACATCGCCATCTCGCTGGGGACGCACAAGACGGCGCAGCTCGGCGTGGGGCAACCGCCCGTGGTGCAGAAGGAGGTGGCGGAGGGGTGA
- a CDS encoding SMI1/KNR4 family protein, whose amino-acid sequence MSEIEAVWRRIEAWYELHGTSHLLNSGATDQAIAEAEKQLGVSFPAELQESLRRHDGSNVMGWASGELLSLERIASERRIWMELLQDGTFDDNAKHNADSEAVQPGWWNAAWIPLDADGGGNGAVIDMAPGPEGTAGQIIDMDHEVGPNGPQYQSLTEYLEAVADGLEAERFVVYDGAVVSIDEMEEGS is encoded by the coding sequence GTGAGCGAGATAGAAGCTGTCTGGCGGCGCATAGAAGCGTGGTACGAGTTACACGGAACCTCACATCTTCTGAACTCTGGAGCCACTGATCAGGCCATCGCAGAAGCCGAAAAGCAGCTTGGGGTGAGCTTTCCAGCGGAACTGCAAGAGTCGCTGCGGCGGCATGACGGCTCAAACGTCATGGGATGGGCGAGCGGTGAGTTGCTGTCGCTGGAGCGTATCGCCAGCGAGCGCCGTATCTGGATGGAACTGCTCCAGGACGGTACCTTCGACGACAACGCTAAACACAACGCAGATTCCGAGGCAGTGCAGCCCGGGTGGTGGAACGCCGCCTGGATTCCGCTGGACGCTGATGGCGGAGGCAACGGCGCGGTTATTGACATGGCTCCGGGACCGGAAGGAACGGCAGGCCAAATCATCGACATGGACCATGAAGTCGGCCCCAATGGACCTCAGTATCAGTCGCTCACCGAGTATCTGGAAGCGGTGGCCGATGGCTTGGAAGCTGAGCGGTTCGTTGTCTATGACGGCGCGGTCGTGTCTATTGATGAAATGGAGGAGGGTTCATGA
- a CDS encoding NAD-dependent epimerase/dehydratase family protein: MTPHTVLLTGAAGQVGSALREGLRGRFPVLRLTDTRDLGEAQEGEEIVPADLTNFGEVRAAMEDVDAVIHLGGIADEHTYERIRDVNMDGTYHVLEAARQSGVRRVAFASSIHAVGFYPRSEKIGPDVPVRPDTYYGVSKVFGEALGRMYFERYGIEFVGVRICSFQPKPKDARHLSTWLSPRDAVQLFERAVTTPDLGFLIVAGISGNTRRWMTPEGWDVLGYVPQDDAEAYAAEVEHIRGDPADITEQRQGGIFVDSEYRGLAGKEGMGR; this comes from the coding sequence ATGACGCCCCACACCGTCCTCCTCACCGGGGCCGCCGGGCAGGTCGGCTCAGCCTTGCGCGAGGGCCTGCGCGGGCGCTTCCCGGTCCTGCGCCTGACCGACACCCGCGACCTGGGGGAGGCGCAGGAAGGCGAGGAGATCGTCCCCGCCGACCTCACCAACTTTGGCGAGGTTCGCGCCGCGATGGAGGACGTGGACGCCGTGATTCACCTCGGCGGCATCGCGGACGAGCACACCTATGAGCGCATCCGGGACGTCAACATGGACGGGACCTACCACGTCCTCGAAGCGGCGCGGCAATCGGGTGTGCGGCGGGTGGCGTTTGCTTCCTCCATCCACGCGGTCGGCTTCTATCCCCGCTCGGAGAAGATTGGGCCGGACGTGCCCGTGCGCCCGGACACCTACTACGGGGTCAGCAAGGTGTTCGGGGAGGCGCTGGGCCGCATGTATTTCGAGCGGTACGGCATCGAGTTCGTCGGCGTCCGCATCTGCTCGTTTCAGCCGAAGCCGAAAGATGCCCGGCACCTCTCGACCTGGCTTAGCCCCAGGGATGCGGTGCAGCTCTTTGAACGCGCCGTCACCACGCCCGATCTCGGCTTTCTGATCGTTGCGGGCATCAGCGGCAACACCCGGCGCTGGATGACCCCGGAAGGCTGGGACGTGCTGGGCTACGTGCCCCAGGACGACGCCGAAGCCTACGCCGCCGAGGTCGAGCACATTCGCGGTGACCCTGCGGACATCACCGAGCAGCGGCAGGGCGGGATTTTCGTGGACTCGGAGTATAGGGGGCTGGCGGGGAAGGAGGGCATGGGGCGATGA